The following proteins come from a genomic window of Vidua chalybeata isolate OUT-0048 chromosome 2, bVidCha1 merged haplotype, whole genome shotgun sequence:
- the NHLH2 gene encoding helix-loop-helix protein 2, with protein sequence MMLSPDQAADSDHPSSAPSDPESLGGADAQALSCCVSDPEPAEGGGGEGRGGGGGGGEGRGGGRPGLHPPPLSREEKRRRRRATAKYRSAHATRERIRVEAFNLAFAELRKLLPTLPPDKKLSKIEILRLAICYISYLNHVLDV encoded by the coding sequence ATGATGCTTAGCCCGGATCAAGCTGCCGACTCCGACCACCCCTCCTCGGCGCCCTCCGACCCGGAGTCCCTGGGCGGCGCGGATGCCCAGGCGCTCAGCTGCTGCGTCTCCGACCCGGAGCCCGCcgagggcggcggcggcgagggccggggcggcggcggcggcggcggggagggcCGCGGCGGGGGCCGGCCCGGGCTGCACCCGCCGCCGCTGAGCCGGGAGGAGAAGCGCCGGCGGCGCCGCGCCACGGCCAAGTACCGCTCGGCCCACGCCACGCGTGAGCGGATCCGCGTGGAGGCCTTCAACCTGGCCTTCGCCGAGCTGCGCaagctgctgcccaccctgcccccCGACAAGAAGCTCTCCAAGATCGAGATCCTGCGCCTCGCCATCTGCTACATCTCCTATCTCAACCACGTGCTGGACGTGTAG